The following coding sequences are from one Treponema parvum window:
- the lepA gene encoding translation elongation factor 4 — MAELKYKRNFCIVAHIDHGKSTLADRLIQKAKIIDERQMKNQILDNMDIERERGITIKSQAVTIPYHARDGHDYALNFVDTPGHVDFSYEVSRAIASCEGALLLIDASQGVESQTMSNMFMALEHDLTIVPVINKIDLPSADIPSIKHQIEHDLGLDPADAQLVSAKTGEGIDELFEAIVLKFPPPKGDVNAPVQALIFDCHYDDYRGVIVHLRMMQGRIRVGDTVLMMHNGSSHKVEQVGIFKIKYEATGALEAGDVGYIIAGIKTVSDVRVGDTVTSSENPAAQALPGFKEVKPVVYSSIYPMDSNDYEELRSSMERLKLNDASLVYEKDNSVALGNGFRCGFLGLLHLEIIEERLEHDYDQAVIFTAPSVRYKVLLSNGEETFIDNPAEYPEGRVREAEEPYIKASIITPSEYIGSIIALCTEKRGTQSNMTYLDEKRVEILYEMPLAEVLFDFYDRLKSYSRGYASFDYEVIGYRPTQLVKIDILINGKPVDALAQLTFKDNASKHAHTVCARLKNEISRQQFKIAIQGAIGSQIIARETVNPVRKDVLAKCYGGDITRKRKLLEKQKEGKKRMKMVGNVELPQSAFLAVLREKEE; from the coding sequence ATGGCGGAATTAAAGTATAAGCGTAATTTTTGTATAGTAGCTCACATTGATCACGGAAAATCCACCCTGGCGGACAGACTGATCCAAAAGGCCAAAATCATTGACGAGCGTCAGATGAAAAATCAAATTTTGGACAATATGGACATTGAAAGGGAACGGGGAATAACGATCAAAAGTCAGGCCGTGACGATTCCGTATCACGCAAGGGACGGACACGACTATGCGCTTAACTTTGTAGATACTCCGGGACACGTGGATTTTTCTTACGAAGTTTCGCGTGCTATAGCTTCTTGCGAGGGTGCGCTGCTTTTGATTGACGCTTCTCAAGGCGTTGAGTCGCAGACTATGAGCAATATGTTTATGGCGCTGGAACACGATTTAACGATAGTTCCCGTAATAAACAAGATAGATTTGCCTTCGGCCGACATTCCTTCCATCAAGCATCAGATTGAACACGATTTGGGGCTTGATCCTGCCGATGCGCAGCTTGTTTCGGCAAAGACGGGGGAGGGCATAGACGAGCTGTTTGAAGCCATTGTTTTAAAATTTCCTCCTCCTAAAGGCGATGTGAACGCTCCCGTGCAGGCGCTTATTTTTGATTGCCATTACGACGATTACAGGGGCGTAATTGTTCATCTTCGCATGATGCAGGGGCGCATAAGAGTGGGCGATACCGTTCTTATGATGCACAACGGATCGTCCCACAAGGTGGAACAGGTAGGAATTTTTAAGATCAAGTACGAGGCGACGGGAGCTCTTGAAGCGGGCGACGTAGGTTACATTATTGCCGGAATAAAGACCGTAAGCGACGTGCGCGTAGGCGACACCGTAACTTCTTCGGAAAATCCTGCGGCACAGGCATTGCCGGGGTTCAAAGAAGTTAAACCTGTCGTCTATTCGTCTATTTATCCTATGGACTCAAACGACTATGAAGAACTTAGGTCGAGCATGGAGCGTCTTAAATTGAACGACGCAAGTCTCGTATACGAAAAAGATAATTCGGTTGCGCTGGGGAACGGTTTTCGTTGCGGTTTTTTAGGACTTTTGCACCTTGAAATAATTGAAGAGAGGCTTGAGCACGATTATGATCAGGCTGTGATTTTTACGGCTCCTTCGGTGCGCTATAAAGTGCTGCTTTCAAACGGAGAAGAAACTTTTATAGATAATCCCGCGGAATATCCTGAAGGCCGCGTTCGTGAAGCCGAAGAGCCTTATATAAAGGCTTCGATTATCACTCCGAGTGAATACATAGGTTCTATAATCGCGCTTTGTACGGAAAAACGCGGAACGCAGTCCAATATGACTTATCTGGATGAAAAGCGCGTTGAAATTTTGTACGAGATGCCTCTTGCCGAAGTTTTATTTGACTTTTACGACAGATTGAAAAGTTACAGCCGAGGCTATGCTTCGTTCGACTATGAAGTGATAGGCTACCGGCCTACGCAGCTTGTAAAAATTGATATTTTGATAAACGGAAAACCCGTGGACGCTCTTGCCCAGCTTACATTTAAAGACAATGCGTCAAAACACGCGCATACCGTTTGTGCGAGATTAAAGAATGAAATAAGCAGGCAGCAGTTTAAAATTGCGATTCAGGGGGCGATAGGAAGTCAGATAATTGCGCGCGAAACGGTAAATCCAGTGCGTAAAGACGTTCTTGCCAAGTGCTACGGCGGAGACATAACCCGTAAAAGAAAACTTCTTGAAAAACAAAAAGAAGGCAAAAAACGCATGAAGATGGTGGGGAACGTGGAACTTCCGCAGTCTGCCTTTCTTGCCGTTTTGCGCGAAAAAGAAGAATAG
- a CDS encoding PD40 domain-containing protein → MKFKVGVLPLAAAVLFSVIYVFAAVYPLSKELQFIPEWTVSAVQSSAASETTEKDDGLIPFKIGQTVGYFTEDGKITVSKTFPVKAAVSEYYYAPYGLSDTSIQFYSPDGISRGVIEASGFPFIDEDRLYLFLPGGASFSQYGADGQKLWTYEGFVPVTAFSSSKGGCVAGFADGKIMTFYSDGTLMQEFVPGGSKYPVILGADISYDGKLFACLSGLEKQRIVLVRTEKKHAVITFFKYMKKDRNVQSLVRFSKDGKWLYYASSEGLGIVNCEDSKAGEIKMDGWISAIKETDVPGTFFVLTKDKRLWTVYTVENFKSLTGKFSFEADFSFIQTRKNNLFIGKDLKISKIRLARE, encoded by the coding sequence ATGAAATTTAAAGTCGGGGTTTTGCCTCTTGCAGCGGCAGTTCTTTTTTCCGTTATATATGTTTTTGCCGCCGTATATCCGCTTTCTAAGGAATTGCAATTTATTCCCGAATGGACGGTTTCGGCGGTGCAAAGTTCCGCCGCTTCGGAAACGACTGAAAAAGACGACGGTCTTATTCCATTTAAAATAGGGCAGACCGTCGGATATTTTACGGAAGACGGAAAGATAACCGTGTCGAAGACATTCCCCGTAAAAGCCGCCGTTTCGGAATATTATTATGCGCCGTACGGCTTGAGCGACACTTCAATTCAATTTTATTCGCCGGACGGAATTTCTAGAGGCGTAATAGAGGCGAGCGGATTTCCTTTTATCGACGAAGACCGCTTATATCTTTTTTTGCCGGGAGGAGCATCGTTCAGTCAATACGGAGCAGACGGGCAAAAGCTGTGGACGTACGAAGGATTCGTACCCGTTACGGCTTTTTCATCGTCCAAAGGCGGCTGTGTTGCTGGATTTGCGGACGGTAAGATTATGACGTTTTATTCCGACGGAACTCTTATGCAGGAATTTGTTCCCGGAGGGAGCAAGTATCCGGTAATTCTCGGCGCCGATATTTCTTACGACGGCAAGCTCTTCGCCTGTCTTTCAGGGCTTGAAAAACAGAGGATAGTTTTGGTTCGCACGGAAAAAAAACATGCGGTGATCACTTTTTTTAAATATATGAAAAAGGACAGAAACGTTCAGTCCTTAGTCCGATTCAGTAAGGACGGAAAGTGGCTTTATTACGCGTCCTCCGAAGGCTTGGGAATAGTAAACTGCGAGGATTCAAAGGCCGGCGAAATTAAAATGGACGGTTGGATTTCCGCCATAAAAGAAACCGATGTACCCGGAACATTTTTTGTACTCACTAAAGATAAACGCTTATGGACGGTTTATACGGTTGAAAATTTTAAAAGTCTTACCGGAAAATTTTCTTTTGAGGCCGATTTTTCGTTCATTCAAACTAGAAAGAACAACTTATTCATAGGAAAGGATTTGAAAATTTCCAAGATCAGACTTGCAAGGGAATAG
- a CDS encoding M23 family metallopeptidase: MKYLKACFKRLKFLTKMPAAFAFIFLMSSILISYAFDWPQAAVLSDSFYSCFGQRRGSAVSPSLIFSEYSQVKASGDGKIVVVILEHDGDMGWFDSALGNAVIINHDDKLMTVYGNLDGEEFAIDPGNVTEASAGMPLGTSGNSGWQQGKSCLEFQVIDLEQNAAVNPRLLMPHIGKELELFVGNISAVNKSGNSFAIRSQMAIPAGQYSFYRTKQKTTIPYKTSVSINGAVVEKISYDLLKQDDMRLCVLGNRPYSSEEIYPDDDRQLLSVLTLSSGRNILTVSVADIHGNEKTADYVLFVK; encoded by the coding sequence ATGAAATATTTAAAAGCATGTTTTAAAAGATTAAAATTTTTAACAAAGATGCCGGCGGCCTTTGCTTTTATTTTTCTTATGTCTTCGATTTTGATTTCCTACGCTTTTGACTGGCCGCAGGCCGCCGTTTTATCCGATTCGTTTTATTCGTGTTTCGGGCAGCGTAGAGGAAGCGCCGTCAGTCCCTCGCTGATATTTTCCGAATATTCACAGGTAAAGGCTTCAGGCGACGGCAAAATTGTCGTTGTGATTTTGGAACACGACGGCGACATGGGGTGGTTCGATTCCGCTTTAGGAAACGCCGTCATAATAAATCACGACGATAAGTTGATGACAGTTTACGGCAACCTTGACGGCGAAGAATTTGCTATCGATCCGGGAAATGTAACTGAAGCTTCTGCCGGCATGCCGCTCGGCACAAGCGGAAATTCAGGCTGGCAGCAAGGAAAATCCTGCTTGGAATTTCAAGTCATAGACCTTGAACAGAACGCCGCCGTCAACCCCCGGCTTTTGATGCCGCACATCGGAAAGGAGCTTGAACTTTTTGTCGGCAATATAAGCGCCGTAAATAAAAGCGGAAACAGCTTTGCAATAAGAAGCCAGATGGCTATTCCTGCGGGACAGTATTCTTTTTACCGGACAAAGCAAAAAACTACTATTCCCTACAAAACGAGCGTTTCTATAAACGGCGCCGTAGTCGAAAAAATTTCTTACGATCTTCTTAAACAGGACGATATGCGTCTTTGTGTTTTAGGAAACAGGCCTTATTCTTCGGAAGAAATATATCCCGATGATGACCGACAGCTTTTGTCCGTGTTGACGCTGTCTTCCGGCAGAAATATTTTAACCGTAAGCGTAGCCGATATTCACGGCAATGAAAAAACTGCGGATTATGTGCTCTTTGTAAAATAA
- the hisS gene encoding histidine--tRNA ligase — protein MENLIQPRILKGFRDFLPASEIQRASLIEKITEVYRSYGFVPIDTPVLEYTEILLRKSNGETEKQVFRFEDNGGRDVAMRFDLTVPFARFVAEHRAELYFPFKRYHIAKVWRGEKPQAGRYREFVQCDIDTVGSDSAASDFEILSVMKAAFEKIGVPEIVIKINHRGIFNRFLAKIGAVDRSEDILRTVDKLSKVGKDQVKKEIEEITLSKEKTELILNYVSFSSDFQNTLAFIEDLAGGPAEDTKRLRDIYLMMKAEGIEGTFALDTSITRGLDYYTGIVYETFLTDLPQIGSVCSGGRYDNLASLYMKERVPGVGASIGLDRLIAGLEQLGLTDTRKSYVDAEIYCLNAALAIEYQKTATFFRSKGINVEVFPDEKKMGQQYALTQAKDIPWGILINDKDAKSGTMTLKDLSTREQFENLTAEEAAEKILSAKHR, from the coding sequence ATGGAAAATTTAATTCAACCGCGGATCTTAAAAGGCTTCCGCGATTTTCTTCCCGCTTCCGAAATTCAAAGGGCTTCTCTGATAGAAAAGATCACGGAAGTTTACAGATCTTACGGCTTTGTTCCCATAGACACACCCGTTCTGGAATACACCGAAATACTTTTACGAAAAAGCAACGGAGAAACGGAAAAACAAGTTTTTCGCTTTGAAGACAACGGCGGACGCGACGTCGCTATGCGCTTCGATCTAACAGTCCCGTTCGCTCGCTTTGTGGCGGAACACAGGGCGGAGCTTTACTTTCCATTTAAACGCTATCACATAGCAAAGGTCTGGCGCGGTGAAAAACCTCAAGCAGGGCGTTACAGAGAATTCGTGCAATGCGATATAGATACCGTAGGTTCGGACAGCGCGGCTTCAGATTTTGAAATCCTTTCGGTAATGAAAGCGGCCTTTGAAAAAATCGGAGTACCCGAAATCGTTATAAAAATAAATCACAGAGGAATATTCAACCGCTTCCTTGCTAAAATAGGCGCCGTAGACAGGAGCGAAGATATTCTTCGCACAGTAGATAAACTTTCAAAGGTGGGGAAGGATCAGGTAAAAAAAGAGATTGAAGAGATAACTTTATCAAAAGAAAAAACGGAACTGATACTCAATTACGTTTCTTTTTCTTCGGATTTCCAAAATACGCTCGCCTTTATTGAAGACCTTGCCGGAGGTCCTGCAGAAGACACAAAAAGACTTCGCGACATTTATTTAATGATGAAGGCGGAAGGTATCGAAGGAACTTTTGCACTTGACACGTCTATAACGCGCGGGCTTGATTATTATACGGGCATAGTCTATGAAACGTTTTTGACCGATCTGCCGCAGATAGGTTCGGTATGTTCGGGCGGCCGCTACGATAATCTTGCAAGCCTTTATATGAAAGAAAGAGTACCCGGAGTAGGAGCTTCGATAGGACTTGACCGTCTTATAGCGGGGCTTGAACAATTGGGCCTTACAGACACAAGAAAAAGTTATGTCGACGCGGAAATTTACTGCCTCAATGCAGCTCTTGCAATCGAATACCAAAAAACTGCAACATTTTTCAGAAGCAAGGGAATAAACGTTGAAGTTTTTCCCGATGAAAAGAAAATGGGGCAACAATACGCGCTTACACAGGCAAAAGACATTCCGTGGGGTATTCTCATAAATGACAAGGATGCAAAATCCGGCACAATGACGCTCAAAGACCTTTCGACGCGCGAACAGTTTGAAAATCTTACAGCAGAAGAGGCCGCAGAAAAAATCCTTTCTGCAAAACACCGTTAA
- a CDS encoding 6-hydroxymethylpterin diphosphokinase MptE-like protein, giving the protein MAGLLSDKKPCKVHTERGFSVSYKDRLLYSKYDPQKSILQTVDSLSILPGTLVLCFSPCLWYGMKKLLQKIPKGCRILVCEADDLLYEFAKNELAKNPALIGHVKNDDLIFLTPEQFKNLPYALENSSSSGLATDFAIRIGSIKRTLRIDFSAGIQFEAKSYDDIYLQCQKVISQFWKNRLTLVKFGRLYSKNIFQNLARLTRKNSVPFQNLERTVSKPILICGTGESLEKTLCTLKKFLKTKRRKNIYLIAVDASLPVLNAHNIEADAVVAVESQLAIEKAYIGIPGINGKLSAALAAESAAAASGRQEGRGDKKAAAEKEISDKKDQKSKIFTLFADMTSRPHITDITSGSVCYFVSEYDKNDFIKRLFEKNLLPKAIPPLGSVGLTAAHIALLLRSSAEVPVFVTGMDFSYSVGKTHANGSAPHSERLFSHNRITSLGNYGAAFGNGSLAFTDNDGEKRITTLVLSNYARNFALCFSGVKNLWNIGESTLDIGIPRLTVNEDFTFAAGQAPGASIKTNTEWNSRAIMPRTDETASDTRTPPCGAARPDQKNCRERSAISSFFETEKAALERLKGLLTGEIKVAGQTPQDLDKEIISLLSGRSYLYLHFPDGHTPSLELSFLKRIRSEIDLFLKNITLAQKILETQGNSV; this is encoded by the coding sequence TTGGCAGGTCTTCTGTCCGATAAAAAGCCCTGCAAGGTACATACCGAGCGGGGCTTTTCCGTTTCTTACAAGGATCGACTGCTCTATTCAAAATACGATCCGCAAAAATCGATTTTGCAGACCGTAGATTCTCTTAGTATTCTTCCGGGAACTTTGGTACTGTGTTTTTCACCCTGCCTGTGGTACGGAATGAAGAAACTTCTTCAAAAAATACCGAAAGGATGCCGCATCCTTGTCTGCGAAGCCGACGATCTTCTGTACGAATTTGCAAAAAATGAGCTGGCTAAAAACCCGGCTTTAATCGGTCACGTAAAAAATGACGATCTGATTTTTTTAACGCCCGAGCAGTTTAAAAATCTGCCCTACGCGCTTGAAAACTCGTCTTCAAGCGGTCTCGCAACCGACTTTGCGATACGAATAGGAAGCATTAAGCGAACCCTGCGCATAGACTTTTCAGCCGGAATACAATTCGAAGCAAAATCGTATGACGACATATATTTGCAGTGCCAAAAAGTGATTTCCCAGTTTTGGAAAAACAGGCTTACGCTCGTAAAATTCGGGCGGCTGTATTCAAAAAACATATTTCAAAATCTTGCGCGCCTGACAAGAAAAAATTCCGTTCCTTTCCAAAACCTTGAACGCACGGTTTCAAAACCTATTCTGATCTGCGGAACGGGCGAAAGTCTTGAAAAAACTCTTTGCACATTAAAAAAGTTTTTAAAAACAAAGCGGCGAAAAAACATATATCTTATTGCGGTTGACGCGTCTTTACCCGTATTGAACGCCCACAACATAGAAGCCGACGCTGTCGTAGCCGTGGAATCCCAGCTGGCCATAGAAAAAGCCTATATCGGAATTCCGGGGATTAACGGAAAGCTTTCGGCCGCACTGGCCGCGGAATCTGCCGCAGCAGCCTCAGGCCGGCAAGAAGGCCGCGGCGATAAAAAAGCCGCCGCAGAAAAAGAAATCTCGGACAAAAAAGATCAAAAGTCTAAGATTTTTACCCTCTTTGCGGACATGACTTCACGCCCCCACATAACGGACATTACGAGCGGAAGCGTGTGTTATTTTGTTTCGGAATACGATAAAAACGACTTTATAAAGCGGCTTTTCGAAAAAAATCTTTTGCCGAAGGCGATTCCTCCGCTGGGGTCGGTAGGACTTACGGCTGCTCATATAGCGCTTCTGCTGCGCTCCTCAGCAGAAGTTCCCGTCTTCGTCACGGGAATGGATTTTTCATATTCGGTAGGAAAGACGCACGCCAACGGGTCGGCGCCGCATAGCGAGCGGCTCTTTTCGCACAACAGAATCACTTCATTAGGAAATTACGGTGCGGCGTTCGGCAACGGGAGCTTAGCGTTTACGGACAATGACGGGGAAAAACGGATAACGACTTTAGTGCTTTCAAACTACGCAAGAAATTTTGCGCTTTGCTTTTCGGGCGTAAAAAATCTTTGGAACATAGGCGAAAGTACGCTTGATATAGGAATTCCGCGTCTTACCGTAAACGAAGATTTCACCTTTGCAGCCGGGCAAGCTCCGGGTGCTTCTATAAAAACAAACACTGAATGGAATTCGCGCGCAATTATGCCCCGCACAGACGAAACGGCGTCCGATACACGCACACCGCCCTGTGGAGCCGCCCGCCCCGATCAAAAAAACTGCCGGGAACGCTCAGCAATATCCTCTTTTTTTGAAACGGAAAAAGCGGCGCTGGAAAGACTAAAAGGCCTTTTAACAGGCGAAATCAAAGTGGCCGGACAAACACCGCAAGATTTGGACAAAGAAATAATATCTTTGCTCAGCGGTCGAAGTTATCTTTATTTACATTTTCCGGACGGGCATACGCCTTCTTTGGAATTGAGTTTTTTAAAGCGCATACGAAGCGAAATCGATCTTTTTTTAAAGAACATAACTCTCGCACAAAAAATTTTGGAAACTCAAGGCAATTCCGTTTAG
- a CDS encoding N-acetylneuraminate synthase family protein, protein MIVAEIGTSHKGSKQRCEQLIRAAVQSGADAVKLQWVYADEILHPNTGFVDLPGGKIRLYDRFKQLEVPPSFYKDAKDFAHSLGIKFVCSPFGLKSLEELLEIAPDAVKIASPEVNHFPMLKALAAFRNRQKLEGCSPIQVILSSGVSKIADIEKAICILGAENLTLLHCITSYPAPESEYNVKVLSSLRRIFGVPTGISDHSLDPILVPSLAAAMGGVMTEKHITLSKKDDGLDDPVALESEQFALMVHAVHQSQAAVNRYGMEIARQKIISQLSEQYNAKMIAEIVGNGIKRLAPAEEKNYGRTNRSLHFMDSMKKGSRISQKDIGVLRTEKVLSPGISPEFLDTVIGARLSKDVSAGSGVQWEDLLTR, encoded by the coding sequence ATGATCGTCGCGGAGATAGGGACTTCTCACAAGGGGTCAAAACAAAGATGCGAGCAACTCATAAGAGCCGCCGTCCAAAGCGGAGCCGACGCGGTAAAACTGCAGTGGGTTTATGCTGATGAAATCCTGCATCCGAATACGGGTTTCGTAGACCTTCCCGGAGGGAAGATACGGCTTTACGACCGTTTTAAACAGCTCGAAGTTCCACCATCTTTTTATAAGGATGCAAAAGACTTCGCACATTCTCTCGGCATAAAATTCGTATGTTCGCCTTTCGGGCTGAAAAGTCTTGAAGAACTTTTAGAAATTGCGCCCGACGCGGTAAAAATCGCTTCTCCCGAAGTAAATCATTTTCCCATGCTCAAGGCCCTCGCGGCATTCCGTAATCGACAAAAGCTCGAAGGATGCTCCCCGATTCAAGTGATTCTTTCAAGCGGAGTTTCAAAAATAGCCGACATAGAAAAAGCCATCTGCATCCTCGGCGCTGAAAACCTTACTCTTCTGCACTGCATAACAAGCTACCCTGCCCCGGAATCGGAATACAACGTAAAAGTTCTTTCGTCTTTGCGGCGCATTTTCGGAGTGCCCACAGGGATAAGCGACCACAGCCTTGACCCCATTTTGGTTCCGTCGTTGGCGGCTGCTATGGGCGGAGTGATGACTGAAAAACACATAACCTTAAGCAAAAAAGACGACGGCCTTGACGATCCAGTAGCGTTGGAAAGCGAACAATTTGCGCTCATGGTACACGCAGTGCATCAAAGTCAGGCGGCGGTAAACAGATACGGAATGGAAATAGCGCGGCAAAAAATAATAAGCCAACTTTCCGAACAATATAACGCAAAGATGATCGCCGAAATAGTCGGCAACGGAATAAAACGTCTGGCTCCGGCGGAAGAAAAAAATTACGGCAGGACGAACCGATCCCTGCACTTTATGGATTCAATGAAAAAAGGCAGCCGTATATCGCAAAAAGACATAGGCGTTTTGAGAACGGAAAAAGTGCTTAGCCCGGGGATAAGCCCGGAATTTTTGGATACAGTTATAGGCGCAAGACTTTCAAAAGACGTCAGCGCGGGAAGCGGAGTTCAGTGGGAAGATCTTCTTACGCGATAG
- a CDS encoding peptidylprolyl isomerase, whose product MKRHFYTIGSVIVLLFAAFIFVILPAMVGETARKKLPPFGSYDGKNILYEQGTPFAKAVSNYAEMLKMQGQEINENAYFYIFNYAFNSTVTKMAYDSAVEKSGWRVPETAISRNMLQYFYDETGKYSSKLFRQADENRKREIYANVKESLISQRYYDDAFGSEETVGKTALFGLKSSSKEIPFIRSMGEKMRSFDAALFNTDNYPDEMSSSYGKEHSDLFVTYDLSVITVSDESTAKTVLNRLNSNEIIFTDAVTEYSSKNYSGDDGKLRDKYSYQIKNVISKDEDFKAVCALETGKTSAIVKTGTGYSIFKADSDAVQPDFTKSETINDVHKYLNAYEKGIVEDYFTEIAKNFASDAVQNGFDKACKTFDTKKIEIPAIALNYGNLAILGTLPLRSAQEFADAPNDENFLKEIFSLKQNEISNPLVLGKNVVVLQMKEEVDGGTDEATASQTFPAEIAGFDREAAQAALFNSPKVVNNVMSVFFNNFMNKN is encoded by the coding sequence ATGAAAAGACACTTTTATACGATCGGTTCCGTCATTGTGCTGCTTTTTGCCGCATTCATTTTTGTGATCCTTCCGGCTATGGTCGGAGAAACGGCAAGAAAAAAGCTTCCGCCCTTCGGCTCATACGACGGAAAAAATATTCTATACGAGCAGGGAACGCCTTTTGCAAAGGCCGTAAGCAATTATGCCGAAATGCTGAAGATGCAGGGGCAGGAAATCAACGAAAACGCTTATTTTTACATTTTTAACTATGCTTTTAACTCTACGGTGACTAAGATGGCATACGATTCCGCCGTCGAAAAAAGCGGATGGCGCGTTCCAGAAACGGCAATAAGCCGCAATATGCTGCAGTATTTTTACGATGAAACGGGCAAATATTCATCAAAACTTTTCAGACAGGCCGATGAAAACAGAAAGCGTGAAATCTACGCAAATGTAAAGGAATCTTTAATTTCACAGCGTTATTATGACGACGCGTTCGGTTCAGAAGAAACCGTCGGTAAAACGGCCTTGTTCGGATTAAAATCGTCGTCAAAGGAAATTCCGTTTATCCGCAGCATGGGAGAAAAAATGCGCTCGTTCGACGCCGCCTTGTTTAACACGGATAATTATCCCGACGAAATGTCATCTTCGTACGGTAAAGAACACAGCGACCTGTTTGTAACCTACGACCTTTCCGTGATCACTGTAAGCGACGAATCTACCGCAAAAACGGTTCTTAACAGACTTAACAGCAACGAGATAATTTTTACGGATGCGGTGACCGAATATTCGTCAAAAAATTACAGCGGCGACGACGGAAAACTAAGAGACAAATACAGTTATCAAATCAAGAACGTCATATCGAAAGACGAAGATTTTAAAGCCGTCTGCGCCCTTGAAACGGGAAAAACAAGCGCAATCGTAAAGACCGGTACCGGATATTCTATTTTTAAAGCGGATTCTGACGCGGTTCAGCCGGATTTTACAAAATCCGAAACAATAAACGACGTGCACAAGTATCTGAACGCCTATGAAAAAGGCATAGTAGAAGACTATTTTACCGAAATTGCAAAAAACTTTGCTTCCGACGCGGTACAAAACGGATTCGACAAAGCCTGCAAGACATTCGACACTAAAAAAATAGAGATTCCCGCGATCGCTCTCAATTACGGCAATCTCGCTATACTCGGTACACTGCCTTTGAGATCGGCACAGGAATTTGCAGACGCGCCGAACGATGAGAATTTTCTAAAAGAAATATTTTCCCTTAAGCAAAATGAAATTTCAAACCCGCTCGTGTTAGGCAAAAATGTAGTTGTTCTTCAGATGAAAGAAGAAGTTGACGGCGGAACGGACGAAGCAACCGCTTCTCAGACATTTCCGGCGGAAATAGCCGGGTTTGACCGCGAAGCGGCGCAGGCGGCATTGTTTAACAGTCCTAAAGTCGTAAACAACGTTATGTCCGTCTTTTTCAACAATTTTATGAATAAAAACTGA